In Quercus robur chromosome 11, dhQueRobu3.1, whole genome shotgun sequence, the sequence CGACACACCGGACATGTAGCATGCAGCTTTAACCATGAGTCCACACATTCAAGATGAAAGAGATGACCACAATCTGGTAAATCCCGCAACACGTCTGTGTCTTTATAATCAGCCAAGCATATTGAGCAACATGATGCGGTAGAGTTGGCCTTGTTCTTGTGGAGCTTTGCTTGAGCATAGATGAGCTTTGGGTACTTGTCTAGAGTGGCTTCGTGAAGGCCTAGTTCGAGGGTGATTGCATTTTGTTCTGCAGTTGCGAGGTTGCGAATTTGGAGGGATGGGTGAACACTGCAATAGCAAAGCAGTAGTATAACTATGAACATGACAGTGATGAAAGAGAAGGgtataataatatatacaagCCCATATAGAATATTTGCAGACATGGTTAGAATCTAAAATGAAATGGTAGGGTGGGATGCATAGAGAAAAAAACGTAGGGGGGCTGTATTTTGTATGGGTTGAAAAAGGACAAAAGTCACGAAACGTGAGAGACTTTGGTGTTGTTAATATAACTAAGGAAATGCTTGAATAAGTACCTGGCAATTGTTTGTTACCAGGTGCACTGGCGGCTctattgccaaaaaaaaaaaaaaagaaaaaaaagaaaaaNNNNNNNNNNNNNNNNNNNNNNNTTACATTCAAGTTACTTATTTTcaagctatttactttcaagttctttactttatttccatttacaatattactgtgctttcgtctccttctcttcagcagtgcatccccttccccctttatggtatcattttatatatatatatataaataaataatcattttaaactaatatatttttgtaaCCATCCTGATTTGGAAAAAatgtatatctatatatatactttagaaaaataaatgatatacTAAATTAGCATATTTTGACCATCTCAACAAAAATGTTGAAGACCTTATTTTAGAATTATAAGAATTTGaattcaataaatattaaagtgatactacatccacaacatttttacaataatttcaccATAAATCTTATGTGGTAAGTTgctattaattctaatttgggttcaatattgatatgttttatCTACTAATAACAAGCTAATAACTTGTTGCATAAAAattgttatgaaattattgtggtcactttattattttcatatcagCATTTTTAATTTgcactttattttttcttagtatatatatattttttcttattctctttgtTAGTGCAAAAACAATTGtaatatttcaaatatttgcgtgttttttttgtttgtagcgttgatatattcaaatgatctttttattaaattttatataatttaagtttcttagtaTCCACCTTAAAAACAATTCCTATAGCCGCCATTTATTAAGTGCATATTTGGAGTTGCTATATGGGGATCCTTAATTGCTCTTTCAATGTTATTGCCAAGTACAAAATTCTctctaattttataactaaatttcaACGTTCCAAACTTCCAATGGATTATTATTTTGTCTATTTTGCATATGGATTGTCCTGATGACTAGATTATCGCAAACCACAAAGGTAGCATGCGCCATGCGGGCTcactttattatatattaaaatgtcACTTGGATATGataatttttgtcatttcaaattttctctcttgTGAAGACAGTAACTCGTAGTTAAATCATTTTAAgattagaaaatatttatgtaCTTTTGGAGTAtagttaaataatatttttgaaaatccacTTTACTTGCTTCTTAGCTTTGGTTGTTGCTTCTCTTTGTGCGTGGACAAATGTCCAAACACTTTCAAATccccaacttttatttattttttaactaaggagaaggagaagagcAAATGAAGATGTTATAGGTGTAGGTCTTAAAACTTATCTTAAAAGGAATACAACTCCGAAGATAATTTATGTACTTATAAAACCAAGTTTTCCACTTAACTAACGCCTAAAATTCTTGAAAGTATAATGATtagttaaaaggaaaaatcttcatcgattttt encodes:
- the LOC126707703 gene encoding putative RING-H2 finger protein ATL71, which encodes MSANILYGLVYIIIPFSFITVMFIVILLLCYCSVHPSLQIRNLATAEQNAITLELGLHEATLDKYPKLIYAQAKLHKNKANSTASCCSICLADYKDTDVLRDLPDCGHLFHLECVDSWLKLHATCPVCRNSPLAKPVPLEVSH